The Candida dubliniensis CD36 chromosome 5, complete sequence genome has a window encoding:
- a CDS encoding component of the mitochondrial inner membrane electron transport chain, putative (Similar to S. cerevisiae QCR2;~In S. cerevisiae: subunit 2 of the ubiquinol cytochrome-c reductase complex, which is a component of the mitochondrial inner membrane electron transport chain), giving the protein MLSRASIRAYSSIPNSVKIAAKESATDLTKLSVIINNAGSKTGKSGVSHLLSKFTFLNNGAKSALRFTRESELLGGTFEAKVTRDALILNTSFLKQDLPYYVEALGNVVSNTQFTPHEFNEVVLPTANVEAKLADANPAFKGVEKLHEITFRRGLGNPLFYNESTPIKVEEVAQFSKDQFSGENISIVAEGANEEDLTKFVSESAFCYLPSTSSNGAKALPTNTFTGQEARVSSAGASSALIGIPVKPADFGKYEVLSAAIGTSTLPSTSTPLAQIPGATSHLYKYQDAGLFVISVSGEASQVAQGIKQAKSVAESVSSAALSDAVKAAELSVALQSTVDSPLNVKAVAEKAPISKFNYVAVGNLDVLPYADEL; this is encoded by the coding sequence ATGTTATCTCGTGCATCAATTCGTGCTTACAGCTCTATACCAAACTCAGTCAAAATTGCAGCCAAAGAATCTGCCACTGACTTGACTAAATTATCAgttatcatcaacaatgcTGGGTCAAAAACTGGTAAACTGGGTGTGTCCCACTTATTATCCAAATTCACCTTTTTAAACAATGGTGCCAAATCTGCTTTGAGATTTACTAGAGAATCTGAATTATTAGGGGGAACTTTCGAAGCCAAAGTTACCAGAGATGCTTTGATTTTAAACACttcatttttgaaacaagATTTACCATATTACGTTGAAGCTTTGGGAAATGTCGTTTCAAACACTCAGTTCACTCCACATGAATTTAATGAAGTTGTTTTGCCAACTGCTAATGTTGAGGCCAAATTGGCTGATGCTAACCCAGCTTTCAAaggtgttgaaaaattgcaTGAAATCACTTTCAGAAGAGGTTTGGGTAATCCATTATTTTACAATGAATCTACCCCAATTAAAGTGGAAGAAGTTGCTCAATTTTCTAAAGATCAATTTTCTGGTGAGAATATTTCTATCGTTGCTGAAGGTgctaatgaagaagatttgaCTAAATTTGTTTCAGAATCCGCCTTCTGTTACTTACCATCAACTTCTTCTAATGGTGCCAAAGCTCTCCCAACCAACACTTTTACTGGCCAAGAAGCTAGGGTTTCATCTGCTGGTGCTTCTTCTGCTTTGATTGGTATTCCAGTCAAACCAGCCGATTTCGGTAAATACGAAGTCTTGTCCGCTGCTATTGGTACTTCAACTTTGCCATCTACTTCCACTCCATTAGCACAAATCCCAGGTGCCACTTCCCACTTGTACAAATACCAAGATGCTGGTTTGTTTGTTATTTCAGTTTCTGGTGAAGCTTCTCAAGTTGCACAAGGTATTAAACAAGCCAAATCCGTTGCTGAATCAGTTTCTTCTGCAGCTTTATCTGATGCTGTCAAAGCTGCCGAATTATCTGTTGCATTACAATCAACTGTCGACTCCCCATTAAATGTTAAAGCTGTTGCTGAAAAAGCTCCAATTTCCAAATTCAACTATGTTGCTGTTGGTAATCTTGATGTGTTACCATATGCTGATGAATTGTAA
- a CDS encoding fungus-specific transcription factor, putative (possibly fungus-specific), protein MDKKSNPDKKDSRSSSSPQIPKKRSRVRQPLSCSVCRKRKSKCDRARPCGTCIKKSIVHLCHYEDDNRPPINHFLPPQQQLHQHIDNNGYILTDHPLPPPLVHYQEQYNNQHHLHPHNNNSNFDPSLSHIQGNGNNQFQHQPLSSQSPSGNHQYLPIPPPPPPQQQQQPEQQPPSISPVGYTSSTKSSQTQISIPTPPPPLPPPAAPKSSNSTSNHSSPNRPPATSGQNSYNTSNYSNFNPTSISDANSKPKLNSISLPLPPPPPPPSVTTPSLPIPSTTKSSISGMSLTHDNPFGQLSIPSPIPPINELSPSLSRLKSLGTNSEGVLSPTTIGVNDLLNPSGSNGGYNQVENNVSSVQDKSNPTVQSVLSDQTASSLKSISSPQESESFSSNSLVSIPLGANSSLQINASDTMDVFTNGVFSLHSTGNEWQQSGTLSYLGLTKSDPFITILRNFTVHLFRSDEFLNVIRNDATRKRRNSNGSLISIRSSRTGDEGLSPVATKRPKLDNNGNNNSNASIPMNRSNSSDSNYLSHNVNFNDAFDMISENGKPSTNTPLDTFSPSVQQYESPKKTPGDMAFMQSFYNGGQKRHEYYRFVEEEVLKVLPDKTNSFQLFCRFFRFVNPFIQIIDEHALLFDINPILPKFLKFNHEKITEIKIKNENDLRTLGIFMLVLKLGYQTMIHNDNEHNNYNEQELSIIDSMQQLDNPTFNRIINLCIADGLITARSSFKLVQLLALLYHYKGMSPDDSHGLSSTDSQILLGTIIRHAFSIGLNRDPTCYTTFDNLAKNQVLIKTWRHLWWFLVATDAMSALNTGCNLNLASLDGCDVEYPHVADDPTGEMNKIYGVLAKICEHYRNIVNKINNLRQKPKVVEILKETNQMERIFFDFFGKDFFKDVVCKPAKEPTNINGFEEASKEHMERVVKVFKYCLFVQLRTNLSGMYYKIAIHYENEYDKSKTPSMKAGIELFKIYIKSVVQLVYIMSYVLDNSVYLFGKNFDYMLTASNERYMIKTHSFLTSFFVRLLHQKKELSFKVFKEISYMSRLECINNLFDIVLEDVELFVGDFRRLSKTYINSYRLYIITFIVLRQSIDNSDAFFEKAASDQSFFHQGTNMIEFFSQQELNHLCRLCRDWRNIKEAQKKYKDAKKNKNDTKDDGFDPLKELESKLFGSSFFDDDNIFSNLNNLSDEILDPVACKEDLIRLFNIYGDFNDLL, encoded by the coding sequence atgGATAAGAAAAGCAATCCCGACAAAAAAGACAGTCGGTCCAGTTCGTCTCCTCAAATACCGAAAAAACGATCTCGAGTTCGACAACCATTAAGTTGTTCAGTTTGcaggaaaagaaaactgaAATGTGATCGAGCTCGTCCTTGTGGGACTTGTATAAAAAAGAGTATTGTACATTTATGCCATTACGAAGATGATAATCGACCCCCAATCAACCACTTTCTACCTCCTCAGCAACAGTTGCACCAACACATTGACAATAACGGATATATACTAACAGACCAtccattaccaccaccactagtACATTATCAAGAACAATACAACAATCAGCACCACCTCCATCCCCACAACAATAACAGCAATTTCGACCCATCACTTCTGCATATACAAGGAAATggaaataatcaatttcaacatcaacCTTTATCGAGTCAATCACCTCTGGGGAACCATCAATACTTACCAAtacctccaccaccaccaccacaacaacaacaacaaccagaaCAACAGCCTCCATCTATTTCTCCAGTGGGGTATACCTCTCTGACAAAGCTGTCGCAAACACAAATCTCCATTCCAacgccaccaccaccactaccaccaccagcagCCCCAAAATCATCTAATTCGACATCGAATCACAGTAGTCCAAATAGACCTCCAGCCACTTCAGGACAAAATAGTTACAACACCAGTAATTACTCGAATTTCAATCCTACCTCAATTTCTGATGCCAATTCTAAACcgaaattgaattcaataaGTTTACCCCTACCCCCACCTCCTCCTCCACCTTCTGTGACGACACCTTCATTACCTATTCCTTCCACGACAAAATCGTCAATTTCTGGTATGAGTTTGACTCACGACAACCCATTCGGACAACTTTCGATTCCATCTCCAATCCCACCAATAAACGAATTGTCACCGTCATTACTGAGACTAAAATCTTTGGGCACAAACTCAGAGGGAGTCTTGTCACCAACTACAATTGGAGTAAATGATCTTCTCAATCCATCTGGATCTAATGGTGGCTACAATCAAGTGGAAAATAATGTATCATCTGTACAAGATAAATCTAACCCAACTGTGCAAAGTGTATTATCTGACCAAACAGCATCATCATTGAAATCCATTTCATCACCTCAAGAAAGCGAATCATTTTCGTCAAACTCGTTAGTTTCAATCCCATTGGGTGCCAATTCTTCCTTACAAATCAATGCTCTGGATACTATGGATGTTTTCACCAATGGTGTATTTTCTTTACACTCAACAGGTAATGAATGGCAACAACTGGGCACACTTTCTTATCTTGGATTAACCAAGAGTGATCCTTTTATTACTATTTTGAGAAATTTCACCGTGCATCTATTCAGAAGTGACGAGTTTTTGAATGTTATTCGAAATGACGCTACAAGAAAACGGAGAAATTCCAATGGGAGTTTAATATCAATCAGATCCAGTAGAACCGGTGATGAAGGTTTATCACCAGTAGCAACGAAAAGACCAAAACTAGACAATAATggtaacaacaacagcaatgCATCAATACCGATGAACCGATCAAATTCGAGTGACTCAAATTATTTGTCACATAATgttaattttaatgatgCCTTTGATATGATATCGGAAAATGGTAAACCAAGCACCAACACACCTTTGGATACATTTTCACCTCTGGTACAACAATATGAAAGTCCCAAGAAAACACCAGGAGATATGGCATTTATGCAATCGTTTTATAATGGAGGACAAAAGAGGCATGAGTATTATAGAtttgttgaagaagaagttttAAAAGTTTTACCTGACAAGACCAATctgtttcaattgttttgtCGATTTTTTAGATTTGTCAACCCATTCatccaaataattgatgaacatgcgttattatttgatattaacCCTATACTCCCCAAGTTTTTAAAGTTTAATCATGAGAAAATTActgaaataaaaataaaaaatgaaaatgatttgaGAACATTGGGGATTTTCATGTTGGTGCTCAAACTTGGATACCAAACCATGATTCATAACGATAATGAacataataattataatgaaCAAGAGTTGAGTATTATAGATAGTATGCAACAATTGGACAATCCAACATTCAATCGAATTATCAACTTGTGTATTGCAGACGGGTTAATTACAGCCAGATCCTCGTTCAAATTGGTTCAATTATTGGCATTATTATATCATTATAAAGGGATGAGTCCTGATGACTCTCATGGCTTATCCAGTACTGATTCACAAATATTATTGGGGACAATAATCAGACATGCATTTTCCATTGGGTTAAACAGAGATCCAACTTGTTATACtacatttgataatttggcAAAGAATCAAGtattaattaaaacttGGAGACATCTTTGGTGGTTTTTAGTAGCGACTGATGCCATGAGTGCTTTGAATACAGGTtgtaatttgaatttagcAAGTCTTGATGGGTGTGACGTTGAGTATCCACATGTTGCTGATGATCCTACTGGTGAAATGAACAAAATATATGGAGTTTTGGCAAAAATATGTGAACATTATCGAAATATAGTCAATAagattaataatttgagacaaaaaccaaaagtGGTGGAGATTTTAAAAGAAACTAATCAAATggaaagaatttttttcgatttttttggtaaagattttttcaaagatgTGGTTTGTAAACCAGCTAAAGAACCAACTAATATAAATGGATTTGAAGAAGCTAGCAAAGAACATATGGAACGAGTAGTTAAAGTTTTCAagtattgtttgtttgtccAATTGAGAACTAATTTGTCCGGGATGTATTATAAAATTGCTATACATTATGAAAACGAATATGACAAATCCAAAACTCCTTCTATGAAAGCAGGGattgaattgtttaaaatttatattaaaaGTGTTGTACAATTGGTGTATATCATGTCATATGTTTTAGATAATTCAGTGTATTTGTTTGGGAAGAACTTTGATTATATGTTAACTGCATCAAATGAAAGGTATATGATCAAAACCCATTCATTTTTGACGTCATTTTTCGTTAGATTATTAcatcaaaagaaagaacTTTCATTTAAAGTGTTTAAAGAAATCAGTTATATGTCACGATTAGAatgtattaataatttgtttgacATTGTTTTAGAAGATGTGGAATTATTTGTTGGTGATTTCCGAAGATTATCAAAGACATATATCAATTCTTATCGGTTATATATTATCacatttattgttttaagacaatcaattgataattctgATGCATTTTTCGAAAAAGCCGCTAGTGATCAACTGTTTTTCCATCAAGGAACAAATatgattgaatttttttctcaacaagaattgaatcatttatGCCGTTTATGTAGAGATTGGAGAAATATTAAAGAAgctcaaaaaaaatataaagatgctaaaaaaaataaaaatgatacTAAAGATGATGGGTTTGATCcattaaaagaattggagagtaaattatttggttcatcattttttgatgatgataatattttcagtaatttgaataatttgaGTGATGAAATTTTGGATCCAGTTGCTTGTAAAGAGGATTTAATCAgattattcaatatttatGGTGATTTCAATGATCTCTTATAG
- a CDS encoding fungus-specific zinc cluster transcription factor, putative (possibly fungus-specific) → MSIPNNNIFIASSNSSGNSNLTQKNSKKKRNRLSLNCFNCKTRKIKCNRQRPCLSCIKKKLKCEYQRQQWLASPNNENNGIFQIQQLNSHNENSKITTSHEISNEDKNYQIQQQQQQQQQQTSELSQIQLLNDILKDSIKNQFHGNRNRDRNGNIENIELKKYIITDLFQYFIKYYYHKNFLKNLKSNLGLSDRPQEISKFESLLLEFEIYIDEKYSIINEYEIKMKFKDYINMKMILYMIYFYYYLYYEKKKKQLQLQLQLQQSLSYSYLKKILGSCINEFIPYLFELIINQNHNKLNDLQQTLGDTDKHTDKDHIVNPMIIIFKTVIPKVMMINFEILIRLNSSIYKLRYLNPHHNENLRDDFEYRLKFAKLNKLTQIYKKILEISLLIIAIIIIFKLNQKYDYQQKIKESYNINYILKQVFTDNTIPSNQTEYYYNNCMFNELSNDEINEITKILEVGLKKYTELKNKLGINTNFEDEHEDEHEDKHEHKHEEFHEAMRNHCLIELTSLIPVSNSSNLQQQQSLSFDDEEQDFNIMNNMDIDKFWSLMVQIKNKNKNNINDERSTNTN, encoded by the coding sequence ATGTCAATACCGAACAACAATATATTCATAgcttcttcaaattcaagTGGCAATTCCAACCTTACACAGAAGAACTCGAAGAAGAAACGAAATAGACTTTCattaaattgtttcaattgcaaaacaagaaaaataaaatgtaaTAGACAACGTCCATGTTTATCATgtattaaaaagaaattaaaatgtGAATATCAACGACAACAATGGTTAGCATCTcctaataatgaaaataatggtatttttcaaattcaacaattgaattcaCATAATGAAAATAGTAAGATCACTACAAGTCACGAAATTTCGAATGAAGATaagaattatcaaatacaacaacaacaacaacaacagcaacaacaaactaGTGAATTATCACAAatacaattattgaatgaCATATTAAAAGATTCtataaaaaatcaatttcatggAAATAGAAATAGGGATAGAAATggaaatattgaaaatattgaattaaagaaatatataataactgatttatttcaatattttattaaatattattatcataaaaattttttaaaaaatttaaaatcaaatttaggTTTATCAGATCGACCACaagaaatatcaaaatttgaatcattattactTGAATTTGAGATTTATATTGATGagaaatattcaattattaatgaatatgaaattaagatgaaatttaaagattatattaatatgaaaatgattttatatatgatttatttttattattatttatattatgaaaaaaagaaaaaacaattacaattacaattacaattacaacaatcATTAAGTTAttcatatttgaaaaaaatcttAGGATCATgtattaatgaatttataccttatttatttgaattaataattaatcaaaatcataacaaattaaatgatttgcAGCAAACATTGGGAGATACAGATAAACATACAGATAAAGATCATATTGTTAATCccatgattattattttcaaaactgTGATACCAAAAGTTATGAtgattaattttgaaattttgattaGATTGAATTCTagtatttataaattacGATATTTAAATCCTCATcataatgaaaatttacgagatgattttgaatatcGATTAAAATTTGccaaattaaataaattaactcaaatttataaaaaaattcttgaaatttccttattaataatagcaataataataatattcaaattaaatcaaaaatatgaTTATCAACagaaaatcaaagaatcctataatattaattatattcttAAACAAGTGTTTACTGATAATACAATACCATCTAATCAAACAgagtattattataataattgtatgtttaatgaattatcaaatgatgaaataaatgaaattacCAAAATTTTGGAGGTTGgattaaagaaatataccgaattgaaaaataaattaggaataaatacaaattttgaagatgaaCATGAAGATGAACATGAAGATAAACATGAACATAAACATGAAGAATTTCATGAAGCAATGAGAAACCATTGTTTAATAGAATTAACATCATTGATCCCTGTTAGTAATTCTTCAAActtgcaacaacaacaatcattatcatttgatgatgaggaACAAGATTTTAatataatgaataatatggatattgataaattttgGTCATTAATGGTACAAAtaaagaataagaataagaataatatcaatgatGAAAGAAGTACAAATACTAACTAG
- a CDS encoding RNA polymerase subunit common to RNA polymerases I, II, and III, putative (Similar to S. cerevisiae RPO26;~In S. cerevisiae: RNA polymerase subunit ABC23, common to RNA polymerases I, II, and III; part of central core; similar to bacterial omega subunit), protein MSDYEDNAFNEVAENFEDFDAPDHFSDNEYDDPSANGGDAALKTTDGRTIINGGFGPDDAQSASQPRKKTTKELAIPKEKRTTTPYMTKYERARILGTRALQISLNAPVLVDIEGETDPLQIAMKELAQRKIPLVIRRYLPDGSYEDWGCDELIVDQ, encoded by the coding sequence ATGTCTGACTACGAAGATAATGCTTTTAATGAAGTAGCTGAAAACtttgaagattttgatGCTCCAGACCATTTTTCCGATAATGAATATGACGATCCATCAGCAAATGGTGGTGATGCCGCTTTGAAAACTACTGATGGAAGAACAATTATAAATGGTGGATTTGGGCCCGATGATGCCCAATCAGCCAGTCAaccaagaaagaaaaccaCCAAGGAATTGGCTATTCCAAAGGAAAAGAGAACTACCACTCCATATATGACCAAATATGAAAGAGCAAGAATATTGGGAACTAGAGCTTTACAGATTTCATTGAATGCTCCAGTATTGGTTGATATTGAAGGTGAAACCGATCCACTACAAATAGCTATGAAAGAATTGGCACAAAGAAAGATACCTTTGGTGATAAGAAGATATTTACCTGATGGATCTTACGAAGATTGGGGTTGTGACgaattaattgttgatcaatAA
- a CDS encoding myosin light chain 2, putative (Similar to S. cerevisiae MLC2), translating into MSHLTSLSSTQKGQIRNAFTLIDGESRDSTITKDDLVKLYSTLGLPSPSESQLTEMLTVDGQDKSQTGINFTQFSNIMAKELSKFEDQSIIYNALKVYSDKENLKTFKDELQIDVNKLKDACCSVQLGEIGSGDHRLSRAKFDKLVEGFVQEQMDGTQIFLASKWIDAYID; encoded by the coding sequence ATGCTGCATTTGACTAGTTTATCATCGACTCAAAAAGGTCAAATAAGAAATGCTTTTACTTTGATAGATGGAGAATCTAGAGACTCCACTATAACCAAAGACGATTTGGTAAAACTATATTCAACTTTGGGTTTACCCTCCCCTTCAGAATCACAATTAACAGAGATGCTAACGGTAGATGGACAGGATAAGTCTCAAACAGGGATCAATTTCACTCAATTCCTGAACATCATGGCCAAAGAATTACTGAAATTTGAGGACCAATCAATAATCTATAACGCCCTTAAAGTATACCTGGACAAAgagaatttgaaaacattcAAAGATGAATTACAAATAGATGTAAACAAACTTAAAGATGCTTGTTGTTCTGTACAATTGGGAGAAATAGGGTCAGGAGATCATAGATTATCAAGAgctaaatttgataaattggttGAAGGCTTTGTACAAGAACAAATGGATGGTACACAAATATTTTTGGCATCCAAGTGGATTGATGCATACATTGATTaa
- a CDS encoding uracil phosphoribosyltransferase, putative (Similar to S. cerevisiae FUR1;~In S. cerevisiae: synthesizes UMP from uracil; involved in the pyrimidine salvage pathway) translates to MSVAKAVSKNVILLPQTNQLIGLYSIIRDQRTKRGDFVFYSDRIIRLLVEEGLNQLPVEEAIIKCHGGYEYKGAKFLGKICGVSIVRAGESMEMGLRDCCRSVRIGKILIQRDEETALPKLFYEKLPEDISERYVFLLDPMLATGGSAMMAVEVLLARGVKMDRILFLNLLAAPEGIKAFHEKYPDVKIITGGIDEKLDEDKYIVPGLGDFGDRYYCI, encoded by the coding sequence ATGTCTGTTGCCAAAGCTGTGAGCAAGAACGTTATTTTATTACCACAAACTAACCAATTAATTGGTTTGTATTCAATCATTCGTGATCAGCGTACTAAACGTGgagattttgttttctatTCAGATAGAATCATTCGTTTATTAGTCGAAGAAGGTTTGAACCAATTACCAGTTGAAGAAGCAATTATCAAGTGTCATGGTGGATACGAATACAAGGGGGCAAAGTTTTTAGGTAAAATTTGTGGAGTATCTATTGTCAGAGCTGGAGAATCCATGGAAATGGGGTTAAGGGATTGTTGTCGTTCAGTACGAATTGGGAAAATCTTGATTCAAAGAGATGAAGAAACTGCATTAccaaaattgttttatgaaaaattacCTGAAGATATCAGTGAACGTTATGTATTTTTATTAGACCCAATGTTGGCAACAGGAGGTTCAGCAATGATGGCCGTTGAGGTTTTATTGGCCAGAGGAGTGAAAATGGACAGAATTTTATTCTTAAACTTATTGGCAGCACCAGAAGGTATCAAAGCATTCCATGAAAAATACCCTGATGTCAAAATAATCACCGGTggaattgatgaaaaattagatGAAGACAAATACATTGTTCCAGGTCTAGGAGATTTCGGTGACAGATATTACTgtatttaa
- a CDS encoding U6 snRNA-associated Sm-like protein, putative (Similar to S. cerevisiae LSM7;~spliced gene), with the protein MSDERRPRQQQYRRRNNNSNAPKQEGPKREAILDLNKYKDQKIRVKFIGGREIVGILKGFDQLMNLVLENVTETLRDPEDDEILTDKTRDFGLVVVRCTSLLTISPVDGSEIIDNPFIQPEQ; encoded by the exons ATGTCTGAC GAAAGAAGACcaagacaacaacaatacagaagaagaaataacaATTCCAATGCACCAAAACAGGAAGGTCCAAAAAGAGAAGCtattttggatttgaataaatataaagatCAAAAAATAAGGGTGAAATTCATTGGAGGAAGAGAAATAGTAGGAATTTTGAAAGGATTCGaccaattgatgaatttggtGTTAGAAAACGTAACGGAAACACTTAGAG ACcctgaagatgatgaaatattaACAGACAAAACCAGAGACTTTGgattggttgttgttcGATGCACAAGTTTATTGACTATATCACCGGTGGATGGTAGTGAGATCATTGACAATCCATTTATTCAACCAGAACAATAG
- a CDS encoding actin-like protein, putative (Similar to S. cerevisiae ARP1;~In S. cerevisiae: involved in cell polarization, endocytosis, and other cytoskeletal functions), with amino-acid sequence MAEILYNQPVVIDNGSGNLKAGFAGEDKPKSYASAIIGRPKYQKIMAAGSTSLVSEQQSHDQLFIGNAAQDNRGLLKLSYPIEHGIVNNWSDMEKLWYHTYTQDLKTQSEDHPLLITEAPLNPRTNRNKMCQILFENFNIPCIYISIQAVLSLYASGRTTGVVIDSGDGVTHVVPVYEGFSLPPSIKRMDIAGRDITESLAFNIRRMTGVALQSSSELEIVRLIKEQNCFISKDPVRDEKKYGSHYSRNNPNNELMSTYKLPDGHEIQLGVERFRATEILFNPQLIGHESSGIHELASLAIAKTDLDLRSILYQNIILSGGNTLLKNFGDRMLKELKDLQQPLQEDQKMSIWNKNVQNDVYNTKMKVKIYAPPERKYSTWIGGSILAGLSTFKKMWVTSEEYHENPDIVHVKCM; translated from the coding sequence ATGGCAGAAATATTATACAATCAACCAGTGGTCATTGATAATGGATCAGGTAATTTAAAGGCAGGATTTGCTGGAGAAGATAAACCGAAATCATATGCCTCGGCAATAATAGGACGACCAAAGTATCAAAAGATCATGGCAGCAGGAAGCACTTCTTTAGTACTGGAACAGCAATCACatgatcaattatttattggaaaTGCTGCTCAGGATAATCGTggattattgaaattatcgTATCCTATAGAACATGGAATTGTAAATAATTGGTCTGACATGGAAAAATTGTGGTATCATACATACACTcaagatttgaaaactcAATCGGAAGATCACCCTTTATTGATTACTGAAGCACCATTGAATCCTCGAACAAACCGAAATAAAATGTGTCAGATATTATTCGAAAACTTTAACATCCCTtgcatatatatatcaattcAAGCAGTGTTGTCATTATATGCTTCAGGTAGAACTACTGGTGTGGTTATAGACAGTGGTGATGGGGTAACACATGTAGTTCCGGTGTATGAAGGATTTTCATTGCCACCATCAATAAAGAGAATGGATATTGCTGGGAGAGATATAACCGAATCTTTGGCATTTAATATTCGAAGAATGACAGGAGTTGCCTTACAGAGTAGTTCTGAATTGGAAATTGTCAGGTTGATCAAAGAacaaaattgttttatatCAAAGGATCCGGTAAGAGATGAGAAGAAATACGGTAGTCATTACAGTAGAAATAATCccaataatgaattgatgTCCACTTATAAATTACCTGATGGACATGAAATCCAATTGGGAGTGGAACGATTTAGAGCTACAGagattttatttaatcCTCAACTCATTGGCCATGAGTCACTGGGGATTCATGAATTGGCTTCATTAGCAATTGCCAAGACTGATTTGGATCTAAGATCAATCTTGTATCAAAACATAATATTATCTGGTGGTAATACTTTGTTAAAGAACTTTGGGGATAGAAtgttgaaagaattgaaagatttacaacaaccacTACAAGAAGATCAAAAAATGAGTATTTGGAATAAGAATGTTCAGAATGATGTGTACAATACCAAAATGAAAGTGAAAATCTATGCACCACCAGAGAGAAAGTATTCAACTTGGATTGGTGGTTCTATATTGGCAGGGTTGTCGACTTTTAAGAAAATGTGGGTTACATCAGAAGAATATCATGAAAATCCAGATATAGTACATGTAAAGTGTATGTAA